The following proteins are encoded in a genomic region of Phragmites australis chromosome 9, lpPhrAust1.1, whole genome shotgun sequence:
- the LOC133929483 gene encoding uncharacterized protein LOC133929483 isoform X2: MDAARRERRHHRKAAAAVAAGGVAGGGVGGGSAAAAARAAYGDVFGGPPRFAAPFGGAPLDYAEVFGGVAATCSIPFLDLPPAAAVGGDDGFFSCGRKGDYGEIFGRFDFADFAVPYEELFGEPEPEREREPETEEIASSSWSSRSSIKKESSQLEDEPPILPQHYQNLDHRQHFKEHKFSPISFPPDTDSQQFVMSYNKITERRPDDLVEMTTCSIEPSMDFVIDSPNLSHDPATNHLSRIDNGIMANGDNEKNPSSASVSMRSPESDFVVDQKHQSPSWPHISGSVSANENLKNSDSNSTRTSGTFPDYAFLRVPNVDAQTQPIKVQPPLRQQPKLLNRHESAEKGYINLVNHSGTPTSLAHSTLSSNMPQVDRKADAALSNADANPTSASAAMKEAMDFAEARLKAAKELLERKGDSFKLRKKPSHHRSTRSTEFKTPVPVEVDTSVQKLSLKKPSKEEKNPEELPPFLGPTSNKHEKLSAVRLDHFDDIGKRVLPLEKPQQMMQHCTESCQTSSKLEKLDNWRSGDEFYELTGDDQKCKTDKATGEDDKCEQTNPITSLSNDKKSETEFSAADTDLERYEKLWEVNDGRDLGVKHVNLREDNTASVDKDRVSVTLEASTENTAQQEIRNSNLEGFVTPENAKESHDDDDECVELPSMSDTSTKLDFIKDMSGSLSGACSSGNRASDIRDLGNSSPKVSPVAGTSQEHTNNKVVLEVPCDGEMQHTSGSSEKLQEPPEVCNADIFQGNNIKSLILEKLEGSYVCDAFPRGQSRVEQEDETYGREKFSFIGESLRHNEDAKIKGVLSEEVKEVEIEEKVDPCPHPEGTVVDLDAECPEEESDIILQNNNLADREESNMLNVFEVASKLIKRDLDHEMRGSLGHGQVESRMEEGTDELISDSKGKEAEETTLENSERTGTKEGSAHSNQEDQKSSESTNRGQSDVDAKCNTTVDEVGSESFSGASSDSTTRTTINSKDDPASSSEMYTRMQHSMQKEESATSQTSDRSVPGLEETGEVYNGGEGELPTERSTHEEKKSRANKMEEDTTAKISKAEHGPSPLEKNRSLPKAAESPTPVSAETLKKEALGVQRAKERENIPRAESASEKDKGSSRRTEEAKESERRLEKERELAEERERKKMEEEERERERKKDRLAVERATREAHERAFAEAREKAGKMALESITAARQRASAEAREKEERASAEAAAERATREARIKAERAAVERATTEARGRAIEKAKADKALAEARERRERYRSSFKESFKSTNQDIRQETQFQRETSSNFIRNPDFGNKVFEVESALRHKARLERHQRTAERVTKALAEKNMRDLLAQREQAEKHRLSEFLDPEIKRWSNGKEGNLRALLSTLQYILGADSGWQSVPLTDLITAAAVKKAYRKATLCVHPDKLQQRGATIRQKYICEKVFDLLKDAWNKFTSEER, translated from the exons ATGGACGCTGCgcggagggagaggaggcaCCACCGGAAGGCCGCGGCGGCGGTTGCAGCGGGCGGTGTGGCCGGGGGTGGGGTCGGTGGCGGGAGTGCAGCGGCGGCTGCGCGGGCTGCGTACGGGGACGTGTTCGGCGGGCCGCCGCGCTTCGCGGCGCCGTTCGGAGGGGCGCCGCTGGACTACGCCGAGGTGTTCGGGGGCGTCGCGGCCACCTGCTCCATCCCGTTCCTCGACCTGCCGCCCGCGGCTGCCGTCGGGGGCGATGACGGCTTCTTCTCCTGCGGCAGGAAGGGGGACTACGGGGAGATCTTCGGCCGGTTCGACTTCGCCGACTTCGCGGTGCCCTACGAGGAGCTGTTCGGCGAGCCCGAGCCCGAGCGGGAGAGGGAGCCGGAGACGGAGGAGATCGCCTCGTCGAGCTGGAGTTCGAG ATCATCGATCAAAAAAGAATCCAGCCAGTTGGAGGATGAGCCTCCTATACTTCCTCAACATTATCAAAATCTGGATCATCGTCAACACTTCAAAGAGCATAAGTTTTCTCCAATATCCTTCCCTCCAGACACAGATAGTCAGCAGTTTGTCATGTCATATAACAAGATTACTGAGAGGAGACCTGATGATCTAGTTGAGATGACAACCTGCTCAATCGAACCTTCGATGGACTTTGTCATTGATTCTCCCAATTTGTCACATGACCCAGCAACCAATCATCTTTCAAGAATTGACAATGGCATAATGGCCAATGGCGATAATGAGAAGAACCCAAGCTCTGCTAGTGTGAGCATGAGGAGTCCTGAGAGTGATTTTGTCGTTGATCAGAAGCATCAAAGTCCATCATGGCCACATATTTCTGGAAGTGTTTCTGCAAATGAAAACCTCAAGAACTCTGATAGTAATTCAACACGCACTAGTGGAACATTTCCTGATTATGCATTTCTTCGGGTACCTAATGTTGATGCACAAACACAGCCAATCAAAGTACAGCCACCATTGAGGCAGCAACCGAAACTGCTTAACAGGCATGAGAGTGCAGAAAAAGGATATATCAATCTTGTAAATCACAGTGGCACTCCAACTTCTCTTGCACATTCCACTTTAAGTAGCAACATGCCTCAGGTTGACAGGAAAGCTGATGCAGCTCTGTCTAATGCTGATGCCAATCCCACTTCTGCTTCAGCAGCTATGAAGGAGGCAATGGATTTTGCTGAAGCTAGGTTAAAGGCTGCAAAAGAACTGTTAGAGAGAAAAGGTGACAGTTTTAAACTTCGGAAGAAGCCAAGTCATCATAGAAGCACAAGATCCACAGAATTCAAGACTCCTGTACCTGTTGAGGTAGATACTTCCGTTCAAAAGCTATCGCTGAAAAAGCcatcaaaagaagaaaagaacccTGAAGAGCTGCCACCGTTTCTAGGACCGACCTCGAACAAGCATGAAAAATTAAGTGCAGTCAGATTAGATCATTTTGATGACATTGGAAAAAGGGTACTTCCACTGGAGAAGCCTCAGCAGATGATGCAACACTGCACTGAGTCCTGTCAAACTTCCAGTAAACTAGAGAAATTAGACAATTGGAGGTCAGGTGATGAATTTTATGAGCTGACTGGAGATGATCAGAAATGCAAAACTGATAAAGCCACAGGGGAAGATGATAAATGTGAGCAAACGAATCCCATCACTAGTCTCAGCAATGATAAAAAAAGTGAAACTGAATTTAGCGCAGCAGACACTGACctggaaaggtatgaaaaactTTGGGAAGTAAATGATGGCAGGGACCTGGGAGTGAAACATGTAAATCTGAGGGAGGACAACACAGCTTCAGTGGACAAAGATAGGGTGTCTGTGACTTTAGAAGCTTCTACAGAAAATACGGCACAGCAAGAAATTCGTAATTCAAATCTTGAGGGATTTGTAACACCAGAAAATGCTAAGGAAagccatgatgatgatgatgagtgtgTTGAGCTTCCTTCTATGAGCGATACCTCCACAAAGCTGGACTTCATCAAGGATATGTCAGGTTCTTTATCAGGGGCCTGCTCATCTGGAAACCGTGCCAGTGATATTAGAGACCTTGGAAATAGTAGCCCAAAGGTAAGTCCAGTAGCAGGAACATCACAAGAGCACACAAACAATAAAGTTGTACTTGAGGTACCATGTGATGGTGAGATGCAACACACTTCTGGGAGTAGTGAAAAATTGCAAGAACCCCCAGAAGTATGTAACGCTGATATTTTCCAGGGAAATAACATTAAATCATTGATTTTAGAAAAACTTGAAGGATCTTATGTATGTGATGCTTTCCCAAGGGGGCAAAGTAGAGTCGAGCAGGAAGATGAAACTTATGGGAGAGAAAAATTCAGTTTTATTGGTGAATCGCTCCGGCATAATGAAGACGCTAAAATAAAGGGAGTACTCTCTGAGGAAGTAAAGGAAGTTGAAATTGAGGAGAAAGTTGATCCATGTCCACATCCTGAAGGGACAGTTGTGGATCTGGATGCTGAGTGTCCTGAAGAGGAGAGTGATATTATTTTACAAAACAATAATTTGGCAGACCGTGAAGAATCAAACATGCTGAATGTATTTGAGGTAGCCAGCAAGTTGATTAAAAGGGACCTGGATCATGAAATGCGCGGGTCATTAGGGCATGGTCAAGTGGAGAGTAGAATGGAAGAAGGAACTGATGAACTCATCTCTGATAGTAAAGgcaaagaagcagaagaaaCCACATTAGAAAATAGTGAGAGGACAGGTACCAAAGAGGGATCAGCTCATAGTAACCAGGAGGACCAGAAGTCATCTGAAAGTACCAACAGAGGACAAAGTGATGTAGATGCAAAATGTAATACAACTGTTGATGAAGTTGGCTCTGAATCCTTTTCAGGAGCTTCAAGTGATAGCACCACCAGAACGACCATTAATTCGAAAGATGATCCGGCTTCGTCTTCAGAAATGTATACTCGCATGCAGCACTCAATGCAAAAAGAGGAATCTGCTACTTCTCAGACATCTGACAGGAGTGTTCCTGGTCTTGAAGAAACTGGAGAGGTTTACaatggaggagaaggagaattACCAACAGAAAGGTCTACACATGAAGAAAAGAAGAGCAGGGCAAACAAAATGGAAGAAGACACTACAGCAAAGATATCAAAGGCAGAACATGGGCCATCTCCCTTGGAGAAGAATCGTAGTCTACCTAAAGCTGCTGAAAGTCCCACCCCAGTTTCTGCTGAGACATTGAAAAAAGAGGCACTTGGAGTTCAGAGGGCCAAAGAGAGGGAGAATATACCAAGAGCAGAAAGTGCAAGTGAAAAGGACAAAGGGTCTTCTCGAAGAACAGAAGAAGCAAAGGAAAGCGAAAGGAGAttggagaaagaaagagaacttGCTgaagagagggaaagaaaaaaaatggaagagGAGGAAAGGGAAAGGGAACGGAAAAAGGATAGACTTGCTGTTGAAAGAGCCACAAGAGAAGCGCACGAGAGAGCGTTTGCTGAAGCTCGTGAAAAGGCAGGAAAAATGGCTTTGGAAAGTATTACTGCTGCACGGCAACGGGCATCTGCAGAGGCccgagagaaagaagagagagcaaGTGCTGAAGCAGCTGCTGAAAGGGCTACTAGAGAAGCAAGGATAAAAGCAGAACGTGCGGCAGTCGAGCGAGCAACTACAGAAGCTCGGGGGCGGGCAATAGAGAAGGCAAAGGCTGATAAGGCTCTTGCAGAGGCAAGAGAACGGAGGGAACGATACAGATCCTCTTTCAAGGAGAGTTTTAAGTCCACAAATCAG GATATTCGACAGGAGACACAGTTTCAGAGGGAAACTTCTAGTAATTTCATTAGAAATCCCGATTTTGGCAACAAAG TGTTTGAGGTTGAGTCGGCTTTAAGGCATAAAGCAAGATTAGAGAGGCATCAACGCACAGCTGAGCGTGTG ACAAAAGCGCTTGCTGAGAAGAACATGCGGGACCTGCTGGCTCAAAGGGAGCAAGCAGAGAAACAT AGGTTGTCTGAGTTCCTGGATCCTGAGATCAAGAGATGGTCAAATGGAAAGGAAGGAAATCTGAGGGCCTTGCTGTCCACATTGCAATAC ATTCTTGGTGCCGACAGTGGTTGGCAATCAGTGCCACTTACAGACCTCATTACAGCTGCTGCTGTGAAGAAAGCTTACAGGAAGGCAACCCTTTGTGTCCACCCAGATAAATTACAACAAAGAGGTGCTACAATCAGACAGAAATACATCTGTGAGAAGGTTTTTGATCTTCTTAAG GATGCCTGGAACAAGTTCACTTCGGAGGAGCGCTAG
- the LOC133929483 gene encoding uncharacterized protein LOC133929483 isoform X1, which translates to MDAARRERRHHRKAAAAVAAGGVAGGGVGGGSAAAAARAAYGDVFGGPPRFAAPFGGAPLDYAEVFGGVAATCSIPFLDLPPAAAVGGDDGFFSCGRKGDYGEIFGRFDFADFAVPYEELFGEPEPEREREPETEEIASSSWSSRSSIKKESSQLEDEPPILPQHYQNLDHRQHFKEHKFSPISFPPDTDSQQFVMSYNKITERRPDDLVEMTTCSIEPSMDFVIDSPNLSHDPATNHLSRIDNGIMANGDNEKNPSSASVSMRSPESDFVVDQKHQSPSWPHISGSVSANENLKNSDSNSTRTSGTFPDYAFLRVPNVDAQTQPIKVQPPLRQQPKLLNRHESAEKGYINLVNHSGTPTSLAHSTLSSNMPQVDRKADAALSNADANPTSASAAMKEAMDFAEARLKAAKELLERKGDSFKLRKKPSHHRSTRSTEFKTPVPVEVDTSVQKLSLKKPSKEEKNPEELPPFLGPTSNKHEKLSAVRLDHFDDIGKRVLPLEKPQQMMQHCTESCQTSSKLEKLDNWRSGDEFYELTGDDQKCKTDKATGEDDKCEQTNPITSLSNDKKSETEFSAADTDLERYEKLWEVNDGRDLGVKHVNLREDNTASVDKDRVSVTLEASTENTAQQEIRNSNLEGFVTPENAKESHDDDDECVELPSMSDTSTKLDFIKDMSGSLSGACSSGNRASDIRDLGNSSPKVSPVAGTSQEHTNNKVVLEVPCDGEMQHTSGSSEKLQEPPEVCNADIFQGNNIKSLILEKLEGSYVCDAFPRGQSRVEQEDETYGREKFSFIGESLRHNEDAKIKGVLSEEVKEVEIEEKVDPCPHPEGTVVDLDAECPEEESDIILQNNNLADREESNMLNVFEVASKLIKRDLDHEMRGSLGHGQVESRMEEGTDELISDSKGKEAEETTLENSERTGTKEGSAHSNQEDQKSSESTNRGQSDVDAKCNTTVDEVGSESFSGASSDSTTRTTINSKDDPASSSEMYTRMQHSMQKEESATSQTSDRSVPGLEETGEVYNGGEGELPTERSTHEEKKSRANKMEEDTTAKISKAEHGPSPLEKNRSLPKAAESPTPVSAETLKKEALGVQRAKERENIPRAESASEKDKGSSRRTEEAKESERRLEKERELAEERERKKMEEEERERERKKDRLAVERATREAHERAFAEAREKAGKMALESITAARQRASAEAREKEERASAEAAAERATREARIKAERAAVERATTEARGRAIEKAKADKALAEARERRERYRSSFKESFKSTNQDIRQETQFQRETSSNFIRNPDFGNKAVFEVESALRHKARLERHQRTAERVTKALAEKNMRDLLAQREQAEKHRLSEFLDPEIKRWSNGKEGNLRALLSTLQYILGADSGWQSVPLTDLITAAAVKKAYRKATLCVHPDKLQQRGATIRQKYICEKVFDLLKDAWNKFTSEER; encoded by the exons ATGGACGCTGCgcggagggagaggaggcaCCACCGGAAGGCCGCGGCGGCGGTTGCAGCGGGCGGTGTGGCCGGGGGTGGGGTCGGTGGCGGGAGTGCAGCGGCGGCTGCGCGGGCTGCGTACGGGGACGTGTTCGGCGGGCCGCCGCGCTTCGCGGCGCCGTTCGGAGGGGCGCCGCTGGACTACGCCGAGGTGTTCGGGGGCGTCGCGGCCACCTGCTCCATCCCGTTCCTCGACCTGCCGCCCGCGGCTGCCGTCGGGGGCGATGACGGCTTCTTCTCCTGCGGCAGGAAGGGGGACTACGGGGAGATCTTCGGCCGGTTCGACTTCGCCGACTTCGCGGTGCCCTACGAGGAGCTGTTCGGCGAGCCCGAGCCCGAGCGGGAGAGGGAGCCGGAGACGGAGGAGATCGCCTCGTCGAGCTGGAGTTCGAG ATCATCGATCAAAAAAGAATCCAGCCAGTTGGAGGATGAGCCTCCTATACTTCCTCAACATTATCAAAATCTGGATCATCGTCAACACTTCAAAGAGCATAAGTTTTCTCCAATATCCTTCCCTCCAGACACAGATAGTCAGCAGTTTGTCATGTCATATAACAAGATTACTGAGAGGAGACCTGATGATCTAGTTGAGATGACAACCTGCTCAATCGAACCTTCGATGGACTTTGTCATTGATTCTCCCAATTTGTCACATGACCCAGCAACCAATCATCTTTCAAGAATTGACAATGGCATAATGGCCAATGGCGATAATGAGAAGAACCCAAGCTCTGCTAGTGTGAGCATGAGGAGTCCTGAGAGTGATTTTGTCGTTGATCAGAAGCATCAAAGTCCATCATGGCCACATATTTCTGGAAGTGTTTCTGCAAATGAAAACCTCAAGAACTCTGATAGTAATTCAACACGCACTAGTGGAACATTTCCTGATTATGCATTTCTTCGGGTACCTAATGTTGATGCACAAACACAGCCAATCAAAGTACAGCCACCATTGAGGCAGCAACCGAAACTGCTTAACAGGCATGAGAGTGCAGAAAAAGGATATATCAATCTTGTAAATCACAGTGGCACTCCAACTTCTCTTGCACATTCCACTTTAAGTAGCAACATGCCTCAGGTTGACAGGAAAGCTGATGCAGCTCTGTCTAATGCTGATGCCAATCCCACTTCTGCTTCAGCAGCTATGAAGGAGGCAATGGATTTTGCTGAAGCTAGGTTAAAGGCTGCAAAAGAACTGTTAGAGAGAAAAGGTGACAGTTTTAAACTTCGGAAGAAGCCAAGTCATCATAGAAGCACAAGATCCACAGAATTCAAGACTCCTGTACCTGTTGAGGTAGATACTTCCGTTCAAAAGCTATCGCTGAAAAAGCcatcaaaagaagaaaagaacccTGAAGAGCTGCCACCGTTTCTAGGACCGACCTCGAACAAGCATGAAAAATTAAGTGCAGTCAGATTAGATCATTTTGATGACATTGGAAAAAGGGTACTTCCACTGGAGAAGCCTCAGCAGATGATGCAACACTGCACTGAGTCCTGTCAAACTTCCAGTAAACTAGAGAAATTAGACAATTGGAGGTCAGGTGATGAATTTTATGAGCTGACTGGAGATGATCAGAAATGCAAAACTGATAAAGCCACAGGGGAAGATGATAAATGTGAGCAAACGAATCCCATCACTAGTCTCAGCAATGATAAAAAAAGTGAAACTGAATTTAGCGCAGCAGACACTGACctggaaaggtatgaaaaactTTGGGAAGTAAATGATGGCAGGGACCTGGGAGTGAAACATGTAAATCTGAGGGAGGACAACACAGCTTCAGTGGACAAAGATAGGGTGTCTGTGACTTTAGAAGCTTCTACAGAAAATACGGCACAGCAAGAAATTCGTAATTCAAATCTTGAGGGATTTGTAACACCAGAAAATGCTAAGGAAagccatgatgatgatgatgagtgtgTTGAGCTTCCTTCTATGAGCGATACCTCCACAAAGCTGGACTTCATCAAGGATATGTCAGGTTCTTTATCAGGGGCCTGCTCATCTGGAAACCGTGCCAGTGATATTAGAGACCTTGGAAATAGTAGCCCAAAGGTAAGTCCAGTAGCAGGAACATCACAAGAGCACACAAACAATAAAGTTGTACTTGAGGTACCATGTGATGGTGAGATGCAACACACTTCTGGGAGTAGTGAAAAATTGCAAGAACCCCCAGAAGTATGTAACGCTGATATTTTCCAGGGAAATAACATTAAATCATTGATTTTAGAAAAACTTGAAGGATCTTATGTATGTGATGCTTTCCCAAGGGGGCAAAGTAGAGTCGAGCAGGAAGATGAAACTTATGGGAGAGAAAAATTCAGTTTTATTGGTGAATCGCTCCGGCATAATGAAGACGCTAAAATAAAGGGAGTACTCTCTGAGGAAGTAAAGGAAGTTGAAATTGAGGAGAAAGTTGATCCATGTCCACATCCTGAAGGGACAGTTGTGGATCTGGATGCTGAGTGTCCTGAAGAGGAGAGTGATATTATTTTACAAAACAATAATTTGGCAGACCGTGAAGAATCAAACATGCTGAATGTATTTGAGGTAGCCAGCAAGTTGATTAAAAGGGACCTGGATCATGAAATGCGCGGGTCATTAGGGCATGGTCAAGTGGAGAGTAGAATGGAAGAAGGAACTGATGAACTCATCTCTGATAGTAAAGgcaaagaagcagaagaaaCCACATTAGAAAATAGTGAGAGGACAGGTACCAAAGAGGGATCAGCTCATAGTAACCAGGAGGACCAGAAGTCATCTGAAAGTACCAACAGAGGACAAAGTGATGTAGATGCAAAATGTAATACAACTGTTGATGAAGTTGGCTCTGAATCCTTTTCAGGAGCTTCAAGTGATAGCACCACCAGAACGACCATTAATTCGAAAGATGATCCGGCTTCGTCTTCAGAAATGTATACTCGCATGCAGCACTCAATGCAAAAAGAGGAATCTGCTACTTCTCAGACATCTGACAGGAGTGTTCCTGGTCTTGAAGAAACTGGAGAGGTTTACaatggaggagaaggagaattACCAACAGAAAGGTCTACACATGAAGAAAAGAAGAGCAGGGCAAACAAAATGGAAGAAGACACTACAGCAAAGATATCAAAGGCAGAACATGGGCCATCTCCCTTGGAGAAGAATCGTAGTCTACCTAAAGCTGCTGAAAGTCCCACCCCAGTTTCTGCTGAGACATTGAAAAAAGAGGCACTTGGAGTTCAGAGGGCCAAAGAGAGGGAGAATATACCAAGAGCAGAAAGTGCAAGTGAAAAGGACAAAGGGTCTTCTCGAAGAACAGAAGAAGCAAAGGAAAGCGAAAGGAGAttggagaaagaaagagaacttGCTgaagagagggaaagaaaaaaaatggaagagGAGGAAAGGGAAAGGGAACGGAAAAAGGATAGACTTGCTGTTGAAAGAGCCACAAGAGAAGCGCACGAGAGAGCGTTTGCTGAAGCTCGTGAAAAGGCAGGAAAAATGGCTTTGGAAAGTATTACTGCTGCACGGCAACGGGCATCTGCAGAGGCccgagagaaagaagagagagcaaGTGCTGAAGCAGCTGCTGAAAGGGCTACTAGAGAAGCAAGGATAAAAGCAGAACGTGCGGCAGTCGAGCGAGCAACTACAGAAGCTCGGGGGCGGGCAATAGAGAAGGCAAAGGCTGATAAGGCTCTTGCAGAGGCAAGAGAACGGAGGGAACGATACAGATCCTCTTTCAAGGAGAGTTTTAAGTCCACAAATCAG GATATTCGACAGGAGACACAGTTTCAGAGGGAAACTTCTAGTAATTTCATTAGAAATCCCGATTTTGGCAACAAAG CAGTGTTTGAGGTTGAGTCGGCTTTAAGGCATAAAGCAAGATTAGAGAGGCATCAACGCACAGCTGAGCGTGTG ACAAAAGCGCTTGCTGAGAAGAACATGCGGGACCTGCTGGCTCAAAGGGAGCAAGCAGAGAAACAT AGGTTGTCTGAGTTCCTGGATCCTGAGATCAAGAGATGGTCAAATGGAAAGGAAGGAAATCTGAGGGCCTTGCTGTCCACATTGCAATAC ATTCTTGGTGCCGACAGTGGTTGGCAATCAGTGCCACTTACAGACCTCATTACAGCTGCTGCTGTGAAGAAAGCTTACAGGAAGGCAACCCTTTGTGTCCACCCAGATAAATTACAACAAAGAGGTGCTACAATCAGACAGAAATACATCTGTGAGAAGGTTTTTGATCTTCTTAAG GATGCCTGGAACAAGTTCACTTCGGAGGAGCGCTAG